In Pedobacter heparinus DSM 2366, the following are encoded in one genomic region:
- a CDS encoding tRNA-binding protein, whose product MEEITWNDFEKVELRAGTILEVIDYPEARKPAYKVKVDFGEFGIKMSSAQITALYTKEELIGQQIVGVVNFPKKQIGKFMSEFLVTGFADENGNIVLTTLNGKVPDGSKMI is encoded by the coding sequence ATGGAAGAAATAACCTGGAACGATTTTGAAAAAGTGGAACTGCGTGCAGGGACAATCCTGGAAGTCATCGATTATCCTGAAGCCAGAAAGCCGGCCTATAAAGTGAAAGTAGATTTTGGTGAGTTTGGCATTAAAATGAGCAGTGCGCAGATTACAGCACTGTATACTAAGGAAGAGCTGATCGGCCAACAGATCGTTGGTGTAGTCAATTTCCCTAAAAAACAGATCGGCAAGTTCATGTCAGAATTCCTGGTAACGGGTTTTGCTGATGAAAACGGGAATATAGTGTTGACCACCTTAAACGGCAAAGTGCCGGATGGGAGTAAAATGATATAA
- a CDS encoding nucleoside deaminase, with translation MSYYNFSAEENSAAEDEHFMRLALQEAQKAYDLKEIPIGAIVVCKGKIVGRGHNLTEQLNDVTAHAEMQAFTAASQTLGGKYLKDCTLYVTIEPCVMCAGASYWTQIGKLVYGAPEPKRGFTTKSNQLLHPKTVLKSGVLAQECGALMTKFFADKRG, from the coding sequence ATGAGTTATTATAATTTTTCAGCAGAAGAGAACTCTGCGGCAGAGGATGAACATTTTATGCGCCTGGCCTTGCAGGAAGCACAAAAAGCTTATGATTTAAAGGAAATCCCGATTGGGGCCATTGTGGTTTGTAAAGGCAAAATAGTAGGCCGGGGGCATAATTTAACTGAGCAGCTGAACGATGTGACGGCACATGCAGAAATGCAGGCTTTTACAGCGGCATCACAGACCTTAGGGGGCAAATATTTAAAAGATTGCACCCTGTACGTAACCATTGAGCCTTGTGTAATGTGTGCCGGGGCAAGTTACTGGACACAGATCGGCAAGCTGGTGTATGGCGCCCCTGAACCCAAAAGAGGTTTTACCACAAAAAGCAATCAATTGCTGCACCCAAAAACGGTTTTGAAGAGCGGGGTTTTGGCACAGGAGTGCGGGGCATTGATGACAAAATTCTTTGCAGATAAAAGGGGCTAA
- a CDS encoding LysE family translocator, with the protein MIPLQEISYFALAALLLVISPGPNMIYLISRSITQGQRSGLISLAGIISGFLFHIIMVSAGLTAVLFAVPFVYSTIKTLGVLYLLYLAYQAIKPNGKSLFEVRQDLPNDKPAKLFKIGVLTTILNPKVAVFYLSFFPYFIKPEYGSVFIQSLQLGITQVSISFTVNFIIVLTASKVALFFSKSPGWVKIQKWFMASILASLAIKMALSKEK; encoded by the coding sequence ATGATACCACTCCAGGAAATTTCCTATTTTGCCCTGGCCGCCCTGCTCCTGGTGATCAGCCCCGGTCCTAACATGATCTATTTAATCTCCCGTTCCATTACCCAGGGACAGCGATCCGGGTTAATTTCACTGGCCGGCATCATTTCCGGTTTCCTTTTTCACATCATCATGGTCTCTGCCGGACTCACAGCAGTACTTTTTGCCGTTCCTTTTGTATACTCCACCATTAAAACCCTGGGGGTGTTGTACCTCCTGTACCTGGCCTACCAGGCCATTAAGCCCAACGGAAAAAGTCTTTTCGAAGTCAGACAAGACCTGCCAAACGACAAACCGGCTAAATTGTTCAAAATAGGGGTCCTTACTACCATCCTGAACCCTAAAGTTGCCGTATTCTATTTGTCATTCTTCCCCTATTTTATCAAACCGGAATATGGCTCGGTCTTCATACAAAGCCTTCAACTGGGCATTACCCAGGTAAGCATCAGCTTTACAGTTAACTTTATCATCGTTTTAACTGCATCAAAAGTTGCCCTGTTTTTTTCAAAAAGTCCCGGCTGGGTAAAAATCCAGAAATGGTTTATGGCAAGTATCCTGGCATCCCTTGCGATAAAAATGGCCTTAAGCAAGGAAAAATAA
- a CDS encoding hydrogen peroxide-inducible genes activator, producing MTLVQLEYIVAVDTYRSFVGAAEKCFVTQPTLSMQVQKLEEMLNVKIFDRSKQPVIPTEIGTQIIEQARLVLQESLKIKEIISNQQQEVSGELKVGIIPTVAPYLLPKVIAAMMEKFPDLKLLIWEYTTEDIIHHLKTGVLDCGILATPLVDAVIEEVPLYYENFVTYISKNSKLYKKRTIDANDLEDENIWLLNEGHCMRSQVLNICRSTKHNRLQGLTYNTGSVETLIRMVDRNNGATLLPELALEELSSRQLSKVRHFKSPEPVREISLVTHKNFIKKRMLNALKEEILAVVPKAMRQKKKRDVVGI from the coding sequence ATGACATTGGTACAACTGGAATACATTGTAGCTGTAGATACTTACAGAAGTTTTGTGGGCGCCGCAGAAAAATGCTTTGTTACCCAACCTACTTTGAGCATGCAGGTGCAAAAACTGGAAGAAATGCTCAATGTAAAAATCTTTGACCGCAGCAAACAGCCCGTTATACCTACTGAAATTGGTACCCAGATTATTGAGCAGGCGCGCCTGGTTTTACAGGAAAGCCTGAAAATTAAAGAGATCATCAGCAACCAGCAGCAGGAGGTAAGTGGCGAGCTTAAGGTAGGCATCATCCCTACTGTAGCCCCTTATTTATTGCCTAAAGTGATTGCCGCAATGATGGAGAAATTTCCGGATCTGAAGTTATTGATCTGGGAGTATACCACTGAAGATATTATCCACCACCTTAAAACAGGGGTGCTCGACTGCGGGATCCTGGCAACCCCTTTGGTTGATGCGGTTATAGAAGAAGTGCCTCTTTATTACGAAAATTTTGTCACTTACATCAGTAAAAACAGTAAACTTTATAAAAAGAGGACCATCGACGCCAACGACCTGGAAGATGAGAATATCTGGCTGTTAAATGAAGGCCATTGCATGCGCTCACAGGTATTAAATATCTGTCGGTCAACCAAACACAACCGGCTTCAGGGCCTTACCTATAATACAGGAAGCGTAGAAACACTGATCCGTATGGTAGACAGGAACAATGGCGCGACATTGTTACCCGAACTGGCGCTGGAAGAGCTGAGCAGCAGACAGCTGAGCAAGGTAAGGCATTTCAAATCACCCGAACCGGTAAGGGAAATCAGCCTGGTCACGCATAAAAACTTCATTAAGAAACGGATGTTAAATGCCTTGAAAGAAGAAATCCTTGCCGTAGTCCCGAAAGCCATGAGGCAGAAAAAGAAAAGGGATGTTGTAGGGATATAA
- a CDS encoding superoxide dismutase: MAFELPALPYATDALEPHIDKQTMEIHHGKHHQAYVTNLNKALEGKPEASQSIEEIVKNISKFPAAVRNNGGGHFNHSLFWEVIGPNKGGEPTGELADAINAAFGSFADFKTKFAEAGATRFGSGWAWLSVGADKKLVVSSTPNQDNPLMDIAEVKGTPILGMDVWEHAYYLKYQNRRPDYIAAFWSVVNWDAVAERFKKA, translated from the coding sequence ATGGCTTTTGAATTACCTGCGTTACCTTACGCAACAGATGCACTAGAACCGCATATCGACAAACAAACTATGGAAATCCACCATGGTAAACACCATCAGGCTTACGTTACCAACCTAAATAAAGCTTTAGAAGGCAAGCCAGAGGCAAGCCAAAGCATCGAAGAAATTGTTAAAAATATCTCTAAGTTCCCTGCAGCAGTAAGAAACAACGGTGGCGGTCATTTTAACCACTCCTTGTTCTGGGAAGTGATAGGCCCAAATAAAGGTGGAGAGCCAACAGGTGAACTGGCTGATGCGATCAATGCTGCATTTGGTTCGTTTGCGGATTTCAAAACTAAATTTGCGGAAGCAGGAGCAACCCGCTTTGGTTCGGGCTGGGCCTGGTTAAGCGTGGGTGCTGACAAGAAATTAGTGGTTTCCTCTACACCTAATCAGGACAATCCTTTAATGGATATCGCTGAAGTAAAGGGAACCCCGATTTTAGGTATGGATGTATGGGAGCATGCTTATTACCTGAAATATCAAAACAGACGTCCTGATTATATTGCTGCTTTCTGGAGTGTAGTAAACTGGGATGCTGTAGCAGAACGTTTCAAAAAAGCGTAG
- the fcl gene encoding GDP-L-fucose synthase has translation MEKNAKIYVAGHRGMVGSAIYRKLQKEGYQNLIVRTSAELDLRDQLAVTGFFQKEQPEYVFLAAAKVGGIVANNTYRADFLYENLCIQNNVIHQAYKNEVKKLMFLGSSCIYPKLAPQPLKEEYLLTGLLEETNEPYAIAKIAGIKMADAYRAQYHCDFISVMPTNLYGYNDNYHPQNSHVLPALIRKFHEAKINGSEEVNIWGSGTPMREFLFADDLADACYFLMQNFNEPGFINIGTGKDLTIKDLALLIKNVIGFEGKLTFDSSKPDGTPRKLMDVSKLHSLGWKHKTELEEGIKLAYADFLAKHS, from the coding sequence GTGGAAAAAAACGCAAAAATATATGTTGCAGGACACCGGGGAATGGTTGGATCTGCTATTTACCGCAAATTACAAAAAGAGGGCTACCAAAACCTGATCGTCAGAACATCTGCAGAACTTGACCTGCGGGACCAGCTGGCCGTTACCGGTTTTTTCCAAAAAGAACAGCCCGAATATGTATTTCTGGCCGCAGCAAAAGTGGGCGGTATTGTTGCCAACAACACCTACAGGGCCGATTTTTTATATGAAAACCTTTGTATCCAGAACAATGTGATCCATCAGGCTTATAAAAATGAGGTTAAAAAACTCATGTTCCTGGGTTCCAGCTGTATTTATCCAAAACTTGCCCCACAACCCTTAAAGGAAGAATACCTGCTGACCGGCCTGCTCGAAGAAACCAATGAGCCCTATGCCATTGCAAAAATTGCAGGCATTAAAATGGCCGATGCCTACCGTGCCCAATATCACTGCGATTTCATTTCTGTGATGCCCACCAACCTTTACGGGTATAACGACAATTATCACCCCCAAAATTCCCATGTTTTGCCTGCCCTGATCCGCAAGTTCCACGAAGCCAAAATTAATGGCAGCGAAGAAGTCAACATCTGGGGTTCTGGTACACCAATGCGGGAATTCCTTTTTGCCGACGACCTGGCGGATGCCTGCTACTTCCTGATGCAAAACTTTAACGAACCTGGGTTTATCAATATTGGAACAGGCAAAGACCTGACCATTAAAGACCTTGCCCTGCTGATTAAAAACGTTATCGGCTTTGAAGGAAAACTGACCTTCGACAGCAGTAAACCAGATGGTACCCCACGCAAATTAATGGATGTATCCAAACTGCACAGCCTAGGCTGGAAACATAAAACAGAACTGGAAGAAGGGATAAAATTGGCTTACGCAGATTTTTTAGCCAAACATAGCTAA
- a CDS encoding class I SAM-dependent rRNA methyltransferase, producing the protein MIDVILKKGKEKAAMLRHPWIFSGAIDKIKGNPENGEVVTLRSAAKEFLAYAYYNDQSRVALRLLEWDENTTINKSWYREKLKAAIASRDHVLNENTNTCRLVFSEADFLPGLIVDKYAGFLSLQILSAGMESIKATLIELLRELLNPTGIFDKSDAGARKHENLEATQGLLWGETPPEFIEVKENGILYHINIADGQKSGFYCDQRDNRKILADYTRGKSVLDCFCYSGGFTLNSLKSGAASVTSVDSSALAIETLQHNLELNGFKGSNQHSIQSDVNKQLRIFKDEGKTFDVLVLDPPKYAPSRSALDRAARAYKDLNRLGMLLLKKGGILATFSCSGAVDMETFKQIIAWAALDAGREVQIIRQFCQPEDHPVSLSFPEGEYLKGLLLRIL; encoded by the coding sequence ATGATCGATGTAATCCTAAAAAAAGGCAAAGAAAAAGCCGCTATGCTCCGTCACCCCTGGATCTTTTCTGGTGCAATTGATAAAATAAAGGGAAATCCTGAAAATGGAGAAGTGGTAACCCTAAGGTCAGCAGCAAAAGAATTTCTGGCCTATGCCTATTACAACGATCAATCCCGGGTAGCCCTTCGTTTGCTCGAATGGGATGAAAATACCACGATAAACAAGTCCTGGTACCGGGAAAAACTCAAAGCCGCCATCGCCTCAAGGGACCATGTATTAAACGAAAATACCAATACCTGCAGACTGGTATTCAGTGAAGCAGATTTTTTACCTGGCCTGATCGTAGATAAATATGCCGGCTTTCTTTCCCTGCAAATATTAAGTGCAGGCATGGAAAGCATAAAAGCAACACTTATCGAGCTCCTCAGGGAATTGCTAAACCCAACAGGGATATTCGATAAAAGTGATGCCGGCGCACGTAAACATGAAAACCTCGAAGCTACACAAGGTCTTTTATGGGGAGAAACCCCTCCTGAATTTATTGAAGTAAAAGAAAACGGCATTCTTTACCACATCAACATTGCCGATGGCCAGAAGTCAGGCTTCTATTGCGACCAGCGCGACAACCGGAAAATCCTGGCTGATTACACCAGGGGCAAATCCGTTCTGGATTGTTTCTGCTACAGCGGAGGATTTACCTTAAACAGCCTGAAATCCGGTGCCGCATCCGTTACCAGCGTAGACAGTTCTGCACTGGCCATTGAAACCCTGCAGCACAATCTGGAACTGAACGGTTTTAAAGGATCCAATCAGCATAGCATACAATCTGATGTCAACAAGCAACTGCGCATTTTTAAAGACGAAGGAAAAACCTTTGATGTATTGGTGTTAGACCCGCCAAAATACGCGCCTTCAAGATCCGCACTGGACCGGGCAGCAAGGGCTTACAAAGACCTGAACAGGCTTGGCATGCTCCTGCTTAAAAAAGGGGGCATCCTGGCTACATTTTCCTGCTCCGGAGCAGTAGACATGGAAACCTTTAAACAGATCATTGCATGGGCCGCATTGGATGCAGGCCGCGAAGTACAGATCATCAGACAGTTCTGTCAGCCTGAAGACCACCCGGTAAGTCTTTCTTTCCCTGAAGGAGAATATCTAAAAGGATTATTGCTAAGGATACTTTAA
- a CDS encoding DUF6814 family protein has protein sequence MNGLKKALGLLWIILGPVSIIFMFMQAFEKVGLAEEGVHKTNTALQWGIILFIFIPISAGLVIFGWYALKGEYDKLPDDDSL, from the coding sequence ATGAACGGATTAAAAAAAGCATTAGGATTACTTTGGATCATACTTGGCCCGGTATCCATTATATTTATGTTTATGCAGGCTTTCGAAAAGGTTGGCCTGGCTGAAGAAGGTGTACACAAAACAAATACTGCATTGCAGTGGGGGATTATCTTGTTTATCTTTATTCCCATCAGCGCGGGGCTGGTTATTTTTGGCTGGTACGCACTTAAAGGTGAATACGACAAGCTACCCGACGACGATAGTTTATAA
- the polA gene encoding DNA polymerase I: MKKLFLLDGMALIYRAHFALSKNPRFTSTGINTSAVMGFANTLMEVLKKENPTHIAVVFDTDAPTERHTDFEAYKAHREAMPEDLSAALPYIFKLIEGFRIPVITKDGFEADDIIGTLAKEAEKKGFQVFCMTPDKDFAQLVSDNIFIYKPARMGNEMEIMGVKEVLAKWEIERVEQVIDILGLWGDAVDNIPGIPGIGEKTAKALIKQYGSVENIIANSHELKGKQRENVETYAEQGLISKKLATIILNVPVEFDEKALELEEPSRELLEPLFAELEFRTIGKRVFGEGFNRGATMVVSQQTDLFGNVVSETISYVETVVQTVPETTELEETKPLNTIENTSHNYQLANTPELRRELVDLLLKQESISFDTETTGTDANLAELVGLSFSIKPGEGYYIPVPAEMEAAQQIVEEFRPVLENENIVKIGQNIKYDMLILKWYGISVKGRLFDTMLAHYLIDPDTRHNMDVLSENYLNYSPISITTLIGPKGKSQGTMRDVPVEKVVDYAAEDADITLQLANVFEPLLKQLNAEKLATEVENPLIYVLADIEKEGVRIDMDTLINYSKELELDIRKFEQSVYDKCGIKFNLASPKQLGEVLFDKLQLDPKAKKTKTGQYQTGEDVLLALAHKSDIVQDILDFRQLQKLKSTYVDALPLLVNPKTGRVHTSFNQAVAATGRLSSNNPNLQNIPIRTERGREVRKAFIPRDENHILLSADYSQIELRIIADISKEENMLDAFKNGIDIHTATAARVYGIAIEEVTPTQRRNAKAVNFGIIYGQSAFGLSQNLGIPRKEAAEIIEQYFTQYPGIKRYMSDTMNFARENGFVETILGRRRYLRDINSANQTVRGFAERNAINAPIQGSAADMIKVAMINIHKDIQDQGLQSKMTMQVHDELVFDVLKSEVEAMKKIIAHRMKTAIKTTVPIEVEIGEGENWLAAH, translated from the coding sequence ATGAAAAAACTTTTTCTTCTTGACGGTATGGCGCTGATTTACAGGGCGCATTTTGCACTGAGTAAAAACCCAAGATTTACTTCAACAGGTATCAATACTTCGGCAGTAATGGGCTTTGCCAATACTTTGATGGAAGTGTTAAAAAAAGAAAACCCCACACATATAGCTGTAGTTTTTGATACGGATGCCCCAACTGAAAGGCATACCGATTTTGAGGCGTATAAAGCCCATCGTGAGGCCATGCCGGAAGACCTTTCTGCAGCGCTTCCCTATATTTTTAAACTGATCGAAGGATTCAGGATCCCGGTGATCACAAAAGACGGTTTTGAGGCAGATGATATTATTGGAACTTTGGCCAAAGAAGCAGAAAAAAAAGGTTTCCAGGTATTTTGCATGACCCCGGATAAGGATTTTGCACAATTGGTATCGGACAATATTTTTATTTATAAGCCCGCACGTATGGGCAATGAAATGGAAATAATGGGGGTGAAAGAAGTGCTGGCCAAATGGGAAATTGAACGTGTTGAACAAGTCATTGATATCCTCGGACTATGGGGTGATGCGGTAGATAATATTCCGGGCATACCTGGCATAGGAGAAAAAACGGCAAAAGCACTCATTAAACAATATGGTTCGGTAGAAAATATCATTGCCAATTCGCATGAATTAAAAGGCAAACAGCGTGAGAATGTGGAAACTTATGCTGAACAGGGCCTGATCTCTAAAAAACTGGCCACCATTATACTCAATGTTCCGGTAGAATTTGATGAGAAGGCCCTTGAATTGGAAGAGCCAAGCCGGGAATTGCTGGAACCTTTATTTGCTGAGCTGGAATTCAGGACCATAGGTAAAAGGGTATTTGGAGAGGGCTTTAACAGAGGGGCAACAATGGTGGTTTCGCAGCAAACCGATCTTTTTGGAAATGTGGTTAGTGAAACCATCAGCTATGTAGAAACGGTTGTACAAACTGTACCCGAGACTACAGAGCTGGAGGAAACAAAGCCACTGAATACCATAGAAAATACAAGCCACAATTACCAGCTTGCCAATACCCCGGAACTGCGCAGGGAACTGGTTGATTTGCTGCTGAAGCAGGAAAGCATTTCTTTTGACACCGAAACAACGGGTACGGATGCAAACCTGGCAGAACTGGTAGGGCTGTCTTTCAGCATTAAGCCCGGTGAGGGTTATTATATCCCTGTACCTGCCGAAATGGAAGCTGCGCAACAGATTGTAGAGGAATTCAGACCGGTACTGGAGAATGAAAATATTGTTAAAATAGGACAGAACATTAAATATGATATGCTGATCCTGAAATGGTATGGCATATCGGTAAAGGGGCGGTTGTTTGATACCATGCTGGCCCATTACCTGATTGATCCGGATACCCGTCACAACATGGATGTGCTGTCGGAGAATTATTTAAATTATTCGCCCATCTCCATCACCACACTGATTGGCCCTAAAGGTAAATCGCAGGGTACTATGCGTGATGTGCCTGTTGAAAAGGTAGTGGATTATGCAGCAGAAGATGCGGATATTACCTTACAGCTGGCCAATGTTTTTGAGCCCCTGTTGAAGCAGTTAAATGCTGAAAAGCTGGCTACAGAAGTAGAAAACCCCTTGATTTATGTATTGGCAGATATTGAAAAGGAAGGGGTGAGGATTGATATGGATACCCTGATCAATTATTCAAAAGAGCTGGAGCTGGATATCAGGAAGTTTGAACAAAGTGTATATGATAAATGTGGCATCAAGTTTAACCTGGCCTCGCCAAAACAATTGGGGGAAGTGCTTTTTGATAAGTTACAGCTTGACCCTAAAGCAAAAAAGACTAAAACAGGGCAATACCAGACCGGTGAAGATGTGTTGCTGGCCCTGGCACATAAAAGTGATATTGTCCAGGATATTTTAGATTTCCGTCAGCTGCAAAAGTTAAAATCTACTTACGTAGATGCACTGCCATTGCTGGTTAACCCTAAAACGGGGCGTGTACATACCAGTTTTAACCAGGCGGTAGCTGCAACAGGAAGGTTGAGCTCCAACAATCCAAACCTGCAAAATATCCCGATCCGTACAGAACGGGGCAGGGAAGTACGTAAGGCATTTATTCCCAGAGATGAAAACCATATTTTGCTTTCTGCGGATTATTCGCAGATAGAGCTGCGGATTATAGCCGACATCAGCAAGGAAGAAAATATGCTGGATGCTTTTAAGAATGGAATTGATATTCATACGGCTACTGCAGCCAGGGTTTACGGGATTGCTATTGAGGAGGTAACACCTACACAGCGCCGGAATGCCAAAGCGGTAAATTTTGGGATCATTTATGGTCAGTCGGCTTTTGGCTTGTCGCAAAATCTGGGTATTCCACGTAAGGAAGCTGCAGAAATCATAGAACAGTATTTTACGCAGTACCCTGGAATTAAAAGGTACATGTCGGACACCATGAACTTTGCCCGTGAGAATGGTTTTGTAGAAACCATTCTGGGCAGGAGAAGGTATTTGCGCGACATCAATTCTGCCAACCAGACTGTACGTGGTTTTGCCGAGCGAAACGCGATAAATGCCCCGATCCAGGGATCAGCTGCAGATATGATCAAAGTGGCGATGATCAATATCCACAAGGACATTCAGGATCAGGGCCTGCAATCTAAAATGACGATGCAGGTGCATGATGAGTTGGTGTTTGATGTGCTGAAATCAGAAGTTGAGGCCATGAAGAAGATCATTGCCCATCGGATGAAAACAGCGATCAAAACGACAGTACCCATTGAAGTAGAGATTGGTGAAGGCGAAAACTGGCTCGCTGCACATTAA
- a CDS encoding DNA-3-methyladenine glycosylase I — protein sequence MADVVRCGWCGTDPLYVKYHDEEWGKPVYDDQTLFEFLILEGAQAGLSWITILKRREGYRKAFAGFDVEKVAAFNEKDEERLMNDTGIIRNRLKVKAAINNAKLFIAIQKEFGSFADYMWGFLPDKKPIQNPIRSLKDVPARTEISDAISKDMKKRGFKFFGTTICYAHMQATGMVNDHVADCICR from the coding sequence ATGGCAGATGTAGTTAGATGCGGATGGTGTGGTACCGATCCTTTGTATGTAAAATATCATGATGAGGAATGGGGTAAACCTGTTTACGATGATCAAACGCTTTTTGAGTTCCTGATTTTAGAAGGGGCGCAGGCTGGCTTGAGCTGGATTACAATATTGAAGCGGCGCGAAGGCTACAGAAAAGCTTTTGCCGGGTTTGATGTTGAAAAGGTAGCGGCATTTAATGAAAAAGATGAAGAGCGGTTGATGAACGATACGGGGATCATCAGAAACAGGTTAAAAGTAAAGGCTGCCATTAACAATGCTAAACTTTTTATAGCCATACAAAAAGAGTTTGGCTCTTTTGCTGATTATATGTGGGGCTTCCTTCCGGATAAAAAGCCCATCCAGAACCCCATCCGCAGCTTAAAAGATGTTCCTGCACGGACAGAAATATCAGATGCCATTAGCAAGGACATGAAAAAAAGAGGCTTTAAGTTTTTTGGTACGACCATTTGTTATGCACACATGCAGGCTACTGGAATGGTGAACGATCATGTTGCAGACTGTATTTGCCGCTAA
- the trmB gene encoding tRNA (guanosine(46)-N7)-methyltransferase TrmB, whose product MGKDKLRKFAEIDTFPNVYQLDEGKELKGKWAAQHFKNDHPVVLELACGKGEYAVSLAKMFPKKNFIGVDLKGNRIWRGARTGVDEGITNLAFLRIQIEDIVDFFGENEVDEIWITFPDPQPQDSREKKRLTFPGFLDRYRMFLKPGGKINLKTDNDGLYLYTVEKVEELGLKCHKKTDQLYKSELYDDVLSIKTHYERIYLKHDKNINYIQFSFE is encoded by the coding sequence GTGGGTAAAGATAAATTAAGAAAATTTGCTGAAATAGATACTTTTCCAAATGTATACCAGCTGGATGAAGGTAAAGAATTGAAGGGCAAATGGGCAGCACAGCATTTTAAAAATGACCATCCTGTTGTACTTGAACTGGCTTGTGGTAAAGGCGAATATGCCGTTAGTTTAGCAAAAATGTTTCCTAAAAAGAACTTTATTGGAGTAGACCTTAAAGGCAACAGGATATGGAGAGGGGCCCGTACCGGGGTAGATGAAGGGATTACCAATCTTGCCTTTTTAAGGATACAGATAGAGGATATTGTAGATTTTTTTGGGGAAAATGAAGTGGATGAGATCTGGATCACCTTTCCTGACCCCCAGCCACAGGACAGCCGTGAAAAAAAACGCCTTACTTTTCCTGGATTTTTGGACAGGTACAGAATGTTCTTAAAACCGGGGGGCAAAATTAATTTAAAAACCGACAACGACGGGCTGTATCTTTATACGGTAGAGAAAGTTGAAGAACTGGGATTGAAATGTCATAAAAAGACAGACCAGCTGTATAAATCGGAGCTGTACGATGATGTGCTTTCTATTAAAACGCATTACGAGCGGATTTATTTAAAGCATGATAAAAATATCAATTATATACAATTCTCTTTTGAGTAA
- a CDS encoding metal-dependent hydrolase, producing the protein MKYTYYGQSCFLLEADGKKFLFDPFITHNVLAKNIDLKTIKADYILVSHGHGDHIADLVQVASQNNAQVIALVEVADWIRKQGVKNVTDINFGKSKFDFGTLRTVWAVHSSSNPDGSYGGNPAGFVLELGGKTVYFAGDTALTLEMKLLADLYNLDYAILPIGGHYTMDVDDALIATKYLECEKVIGVHYNTFPPIQIDTAEAVAKFKRENKTLLLPAIGETIEL; encoded by the coding sequence ATGAAATATACCTATTACGGACAATCGTGTTTCTTATTGGAAGCCGATGGAAAAAAGTTTCTTTTCGATCCTTTTATTACCCATAATGTGCTTGCAAAAAACATAGACCTCAAAACCATAAAGGCCGATTATATCCTGGTAAGCCATGGTCATGGCGACCATATTGCAGACCTCGTCCAGGTTGCCAGCCAGAACAATGCACAGGTAATAGCCCTGGTTGAAGTGGCCGACTGGATAAGAAAACAGGGGGTAAAAAATGTAACCGATATTAACTTTGGCAAATCTAAATTCGACTTTGGCACCCTGCGTACTGTCTGGGCCGTACATTCCAGCAGCAATCCCGACGGCAGTTATGGGGGTAATCCAGCCGGTTTTGTATTGGAGCTAGGCGGAAAAACGGTTTACTTTGCCGGCGATACGGCGCTTACCCTTGAAATGAAGCTCCTTGCCGACCTCTATAACCTGGATTATGCTATCCTTCCCATAGGCGGACATTATACCATGGATGTTGATGATGCCTTAATCGCTACCAAATACCTGGAATGTGAAAAAGTAATAGGCGTGCATTACAATACCTTTCCACCTATACAAATTGATACGGCAGAAGCTGTTGCCAAGTTCAAAAGAGAAAATAAAACACTCTTATTACCAGCAATAGGCGAAACTATAGAGCTTTAA
- a CDS encoding MGMT family protein yields MEQSFYDQVFELVRLIPKGRVTSYGAIAKSLGAGGSARMVGYAMSNAGLADPPVPAHRVVNSSGLLTGKFHFKTPDLMQELLEKEGIVVKDDKIQHFKKYFWDPLQEL; encoded by the coding sequence ATGGAACAATCGTTTTACGACCAGGTGTTTGAATTGGTGAGACTGATCCCTAAAGGAAGGGTAACCTCTTATGGGGCCATTGCCAAAAGCTTAGGGGCCGGGGGCTCGGCCCGCATGGTAGGTTATGCCATGAGCAATGCCGGCCTTGCCGATCCGCCGGTTCCGGCACACAGGGTAGTAAACAGCAGTGGCCTGCTTACGGGGAAGTTTCATTTTAAAACACCCGACTTAATGCAGGAACTGCTCGAGAAGGAAGGCATTGTTGTAAAAGACGATAAAATCCAGCACTTTAAAAAGTACTTTTGGGACCCCTTGCAAGAGTTATAA